One window of the Mixophyes fleayi isolate aMixFle1 chromosome 6, aMixFle1.hap1, whole genome shotgun sequence genome contains the following:
- the ADAT3 gene encoding putative inactive tRNA-specific adenosine deaminase-like protein 3 isoform X3 — MEAVIMAPSADYHMMSSSWSLTPVLSLEEEQEIKEYKSGHITPPLSTFYAARITDKRQISRLSQALSLEYTLPETMRHLKRVRACQSHLEILLRPVTAEEQVNLLKVRNDSSFYRHSAENRIVSKPEKRLQVADILQAGSTDLTGLGEPFLVSVPSRTARNQKEQRVWGGIWPSTYHAKPKIVNIEDGGSGGGVSEQEKLRIGSHMHRALEAARWNMDRGGKGVGAVVVDRESGNVLAIATDQTGEKGGPLLHACMVAIDMVAQQQGRGAYVGLIGLEEEHRDIKHKGAEEDGKQTVDEREKRKRTKEERDLPYLCTGYEVYVTHEPCVMCSMALLHSRVSCVYYGCSSPGGALGTYYRLHCSPGLNHRFPVYRGVMEEECCGLACGAEIFSP; from the coding sequence CTGTTATCATGGCACCATCTGCAGATTACCATATGATGTCTTCTtcatggtcactgacccctgtacTTTCACTGGAGGAGGAACAAGAGATTAAGGAGTACAAGTCAGGACATATTACTCCACCCTTATCTACATTTTACGCTGCTCGCATCACAGACAAAAGACAGATCTCTCGGTTGTCCCAAGCCCTTTCTTTGGAATACACTCTTCCAGAGACCATGAGGCACTTGAAGAGAGTCCGGGCCTGTCAGTCTCACCTTGAGATCCTGCTTCGTCCTGTCACAGCTGAGGAGCAAGTGAATCTATTAAAAGTTAGAAATGACTCCAGCTTTTACAGACACAGTGCTGAGAACAGAATTGTTTCCAAACCAGAGAAAAGATTACAAGTTGCTGACATCCTGCAGGCTGGCTCCACTGATTTAACTGGTTTGGGAGAACCGTTTCTGGTGTCTGTCCCATCACGAACGGCAAGGAATCAAAAGGAGCAGCGAGTTTGGGGAGGCATCTGGCCCAGTACCTACCATGCCAAGCCCAAGATAGTAAATATTGAGGATGGCGGTAGTGGGGGAGGTGtatctgagcaagagaaattaagAATTGGTAGTCACATGCACAGGGCTCTAGAAGCTGCACGGTGGAATATGGATAGGGGAGGGAAGGGTGTTGGAGCAGTTGTGGTGGACCGAGAAAGTGGGAATGTTTTAGCAATAGCAACTGATCagactggagagaagggagggccGCTGCTTCATGCATGTATGGTAGCGATAGACATGGTGGCCCAACAACAAGGGAGAGGAGCGTATGTCGGCCTTATTGGACTGGAAGAGGAGCATAGAGATATAAAACATAAAGGAGCTGAAGAAGATGGCAAACAAACAGTAGATGAGCGGGAGAAGCGAAAGCGTACAAAAGAGGAGCGAGACCTGCCATACTTGTGCACAGGCTATGAGGTATATGTTACACATGAGCCATGTGTTATGTGTTCCATGGCTCTTCTCCACTCCCGTGTGTCCTGTGTTTACTATGGTTGCAGCTCCCCTGGGGGTGCTCTGGGAACGTATTACCGACTGCACTGCAGTCCTGGTCTAAACCACAGGTTCCCTGTGTACCGAGGAGTGATGGAGGAAGAGTGTTGTGGCCTGGCTTGTGGGGCTGAGATCTTTTCACCATGA
- the ADAT3 gene encoding putative inactive tRNA-specific adenosine deaminase-like protein 3 isoform X4 codes for MAPSADYHMMSSSWSLTPVLSLEEEQEIKEYKSGHITPPLSTFYAARITDKRQISRLSQALSLEYTLPETMRHLKRVRACQSHLEILLRPVTAEEQVNLLKVRNDSSFYRHSAENRIVSKPEKRLQVADILQAGSTDLTGLGEPFLVSVPSRTARNQKEQRVWGGIWPSTYHAKPKIVNIEDGGSGGGVSEQEKLRIGSHMHRALEAARWNMDRGGKGVGAVVVDRESGNVLAIATDQTGEKGGPLLHACMVAIDMVAQQQGRGAYVGLIGLEEEHRDIKHKGAEEDGKQTVDEREKRKRTKEERDLPYLCTGYEVYVTHEPCVMCSMALLHSRVSCVYYGCSSPGGALGTYYRLHCSPGLNHRFPVYRGVMEEECCGLACGAEIFSP; via the coding sequence ATGGCACCATCTGCAGATTACCATATGATGTCTTCTtcatggtcactgacccctgtacTTTCACTGGAGGAGGAACAAGAGATTAAGGAGTACAAGTCAGGACATATTACTCCACCCTTATCTACATTTTACGCTGCTCGCATCACAGACAAAAGACAGATCTCTCGGTTGTCCCAAGCCCTTTCTTTGGAATACACTCTTCCAGAGACCATGAGGCACTTGAAGAGAGTCCGGGCCTGTCAGTCTCACCTTGAGATCCTGCTTCGTCCTGTCACAGCTGAGGAGCAAGTGAATCTATTAAAAGTTAGAAATGACTCCAGCTTTTACAGACACAGTGCTGAGAACAGAATTGTTTCCAAACCAGAGAAAAGATTACAAGTTGCTGACATCCTGCAGGCTGGCTCCACTGATTTAACTGGTTTGGGAGAACCGTTTCTGGTGTCTGTCCCATCACGAACGGCAAGGAATCAAAAGGAGCAGCGAGTTTGGGGAGGCATCTGGCCCAGTACCTACCATGCCAAGCCCAAGATAGTAAATATTGAGGATGGCGGTAGTGGGGGAGGTGtatctgagcaagagaaattaagAATTGGTAGTCACATGCACAGGGCTCTAGAAGCTGCACGGTGGAATATGGATAGGGGAGGGAAGGGTGTTGGAGCAGTTGTGGTGGACCGAGAAAGTGGGAATGTTTTAGCAATAGCAACTGATCagactggagagaagggagggccGCTGCTTCATGCATGTATGGTAGCGATAGACATGGTGGCCCAACAACAAGGGAGAGGAGCGTATGTCGGCCTTATTGGACTGGAAGAGGAGCATAGAGATATAAAACATAAAGGAGCTGAAGAAGATGGCAAACAAACAGTAGATGAGCGGGAGAAGCGAAAGCGTACAAAAGAGGAGCGAGACCTGCCATACTTGTGCACAGGCTATGAGGTATATGTTACACATGAGCCATGTGTTATGTGTTCCATGGCTCTTCTCCACTCCCGTGTGTCCTGTGTTTACTATGGTTGCAGCTCCCCTGGGGGTGCTCTGGGAACGTATTACCGACTGCACTGCAGTCCTGGTCTAAACCACAGGTTCCCTGTGTACCGAGGAGTGATGGAGGAAGAGTGTTGTGGCCTGGCTTGTGGGGCTGAGATCTTTTCACCATGA
- the ADAT3 gene encoding putative inactive tRNA-specific adenosine deaminase-like protein 3 isoform X2, translating into MCSIPGIEPHFITVIMAPSADYHMMSSSWSLTPVLSLEEEQEIKEYKSGHITPPLSTFYAARITDKRQISRLSQALSLEYTLPETMRHLKRVRACQSHLEILLRPVTAEEQVNLLKVRNDSSFYRHSAENRIVSKPEKRLQVADILQAGSTDLTGLGEPFLVSVPSRTARNQKEQRVWGGIWPSTYHAKPKIVNIEDGGSGGGVSEQEKLRIGSHMHRALEAARWNMDRGGKGVGAVVVDRESGNVLAIATDQTGEKGGPLLHACMVAIDMVAQQQGRGAYVGLIGLEEEHRDIKHKGAEEDGKQTVDEREKRKRTKEERDLPYLCTGYEVYVTHEPCVMCSMALLHSRVSCVYYGCSSPGGALGTYYRLHCSPGLNHRFPVYRGVMEEECCGLACGAEIFSP; encoded by the coding sequence CTGTTATCATGGCACCATCTGCAGATTACCATATGATGTCTTCTtcatggtcactgacccctgtacTTTCACTGGAGGAGGAACAAGAGATTAAGGAGTACAAGTCAGGACATATTACTCCACCCTTATCTACATTTTACGCTGCTCGCATCACAGACAAAAGACAGATCTCTCGGTTGTCCCAAGCCCTTTCTTTGGAATACACTCTTCCAGAGACCATGAGGCACTTGAAGAGAGTCCGGGCCTGTCAGTCTCACCTTGAGATCCTGCTTCGTCCTGTCACAGCTGAGGAGCAAGTGAATCTATTAAAAGTTAGAAATGACTCCAGCTTTTACAGACACAGTGCTGAGAACAGAATTGTTTCCAAACCAGAGAAAAGATTACAAGTTGCTGACATCCTGCAGGCTGGCTCCACTGATTTAACTGGTTTGGGAGAACCGTTTCTGGTGTCTGTCCCATCACGAACGGCAAGGAATCAAAAGGAGCAGCGAGTTTGGGGAGGCATCTGGCCCAGTACCTACCATGCCAAGCCCAAGATAGTAAATATTGAGGATGGCGGTAGTGGGGGAGGTGtatctgagcaagagaaattaagAATTGGTAGTCACATGCACAGGGCTCTAGAAGCTGCACGGTGGAATATGGATAGGGGAGGGAAGGGTGTTGGAGCAGTTGTGGTGGACCGAGAAAGTGGGAATGTTTTAGCAATAGCAACTGATCagactggagagaagggagggccGCTGCTTCATGCATGTATGGTAGCGATAGACATGGTGGCCCAACAACAAGGGAGAGGAGCGTATGTCGGCCTTATTGGACTGGAAGAGGAGCATAGAGATATAAAACATAAAGGAGCTGAAGAAGATGGCAAACAAACAGTAGATGAGCGGGAGAAGCGAAAGCGTACAAAAGAGGAGCGAGACCTGCCATACTTGTGCACAGGCTATGAGGTATATGTTACACATGAGCCATGTGTTATGTGTTCCATGGCTCTTCTCCACTCCCGTGTGTCCTGTGTTTACTATGGTTGCAGCTCCCCTGGGGGTGCTCTGGGAACGTATTACCGACTGCACTGCAGTCCTGGTCTAAACCACAGGTTCCCTGTGTACCGAGGAGTGATGGAGGAAGAGTGTTGTGGCCTGGCTTGTGGGGCTGAGATCTTTTCACCATGA